The Micromonospora sp. WMMD961 genome has a segment encoding these proteins:
- a CDS encoding thioredoxin domain-containing protein, with protein MSKKRNRGSRPTVGEGRSGGVATDRARKAADKAAKSMRTRRMSTNSRITVGLLAVVLVGLAALFVYVQNSSDKAQQAAGDRIVRADSHRLTSAGDGKVTIVEFLDFECPSCGQAFPGVEKLRQEYAGKITYVVRNFPLSQHANAQNAALAAEAAARQGKFEQMYVKLFETQSTWGGQQQDKSAVFEGYAQQLGLDMAKFRADRDDPATAARIRDDQSDGTAAGVQSTPTFFINGQRFDGQPTYAGLKTAVDAALAG; from the coding sequence ATGTCCAAGAAGCGCAACCGCGGCAGCCGGCCGACCGTCGGCGAGGGCCGCAGCGGCGGTGTCGCAACGGACCGCGCCAGGAAGGCCGCCGACAAAGCCGCCAAGTCGATGCGTACCCGACGCATGAGCACCAACAGCAGGATCACCGTCGGCCTCCTGGCAGTGGTGCTCGTCGGCCTCGCAGCGCTCTTCGTCTACGTCCAGAACAGCAGCGACAAAGCCCAGCAAGCAGCTGGCGACCGGATCGTGCGGGCCGACAGCCATCGGCTCACGTCCGCCGGCGACGGCAAGGTCACCATCGTCGAATTCCTCGACTTCGAATGCCCGTCCTGCGGGCAGGCGTTCCCCGGCGTGGAAAAGCTCCGTCAGGAGTACGCCGGCAAGATCACCTACGTGGTCCGCAACTTCCCGTTGTCCCAGCACGCCAACGCACAGAACGCCGCCCTCGCTGCCGAGGCCGCAGCCCGTCAAGGCAAGTTCGAGCAGATGTACGTCAAGCTGTTCGAGACCCAGTCCACATGGGGCGGCCAGCAGCAGGACAAGTCGGCCGTCTTCGAGGGCTACGCCCAACAGCTCGGCCTCGACATGGCGAAATTCCGCGCCGACCGCGACGACCCGGCCACCGCTGCCCGCATCCGCGACGACCAGAGCGACGGGACCGCAGCAGGCGTCCAGAGCACCCCGACCTTCTTCATCAACGGCCAACGCTTCGACGGCCAGCCCACGTACGCCGGCCTCAAGACCGCCGTCGACGCGGCTCTCGCCGGATGA
- a CDS encoding vitamin K epoxide reductase family protein, which translates to MSRQATTAQERIRVSPDPAEPFAARIIGWVLAIGGAIGAAAALTLTIEKINVLTDPSYRPSCSINPILSCGSVMSTPQAAAFGFPNPLIGIIGFSVVTTIGVAVLAGARLPRWFWLGLQIGAAFGLGFVHWLIFQSLYRIGALCPYCMVVWVVTIAIFWYVTLYNIHHEQLFATRGTALLRYHTVVLTTWYLIVVALIGEQFWFYWRTLLT; encoded by the coding sequence ATGAGCCGGCAGGCCACCACTGCGCAGGAGCGGATCCGCGTCTCGCCGGATCCGGCCGAGCCGTTCGCCGCGCGGATCATCGGCTGGGTCCTGGCCATCGGCGGTGCGATCGGTGCAGCTGCCGCGCTGACCCTGACCATCGAGAAAATCAACGTGCTCACCGATCCGAGCTACCGCCCCAGTTGCAGCATCAACCCGATCCTGTCCTGCGGCTCGGTGATGAGCACCCCGCAGGCGGCGGCGTTCGGCTTTCCCAACCCACTGATCGGCATCATCGGGTTCAGCGTGGTGACCACCATCGGGGTCGCGGTCCTGGCCGGCGCCCGGCTGCCGCGCTGGTTCTGGCTCGGCCTGCAGATCGGCGCGGCGTTCGGCCTGGGGTTCGTGCACTGGCTGATCTTCCAGAGCCTCTACCGCATCGGCGCGCTGTGCCCGTACTGCATGGTGGTCTGGGTCGTGACCATCGCCATCTTCTGGTACGTCACCCTGTACAACATCCACCACGAGCAGCTGTTCGCCACCCGCGGGACAGCGCTGCTGCGGTACCACACGGTCGTCCTGACCACCTGGTACCTCATCGTCGTCGCGCTCATCGGCGAGCAGTTCTGGTTCTACTGGCGGACCCTGTTGACCTGA
- a CDS encoding NAD(P)H-binding protein: MRKTTSAAAIRVLVTGVRGKTGAPLAELLVARRGVEVRGGTSDPSRPGVRGVHPTAFSWDEPSGWAAATDGVDAVYLVRPDRADAPELIGALLAQMSPRTEVVLLSDKDGGHPGTDQPGPAGWAPRVERAVRDSGRPWTILRPGWFMQVFTDPRFYRDQITGAGQLPFPSGDALVAWTDARDIAAVAERALLDVGHAGQTYQISGPEALSLPRTAELLSVAAGRPVTHLDVTIDEAVAGSEGFERDLSALTFERVRAGGFADVTDTVEHVTGRPARTLQTFLHDAFRS, encoded by the coding sequence ATGCGGAAAACAACGTCGGCTGCCGCGATCCGGGTGCTGGTGACCGGTGTACGCGGCAAGACGGGCGCACCACTGGCGGAACTGCTCGTGGCGCGGCGAGGCGTCGAGGTGCGCGGCGGCACCAGCGATCCGTCCAGACCCGGCGTCAGGGGCGTGCACCCCACCGCCTTCTCGTGGGACGAACCGTCCGGGTGGGCGGCGGCGACCGACGGTGTCGACGCGGTCTACCTGGTCCGGCCGGACCGCGCGGACGCGCCGGAACTCATCGGCGCGCTGCTGGCCCAGATGTCGCCCCGGACCGAGGTCGTGCTGCTGTCCGACAAGGACGGCGGCCACCCGGGCACTGACCAGCCGGGGCCTGCCGGCTGGGCTCCACGCGTCGAGCGAGCGGTCCGCGACAGCGGGCGTCCCTGGACAATCCTGCGGCCGGGCTGGTTCATGCAGGTCTTCACCGACCCGCGCTTCTACCGTGACCAGATCACCGGTGCCGGACAACTGCCGTTTCCCAGCGGCGACGCCTTGGTGGCCTGGACCGACGCACGGGACATCGCGGCCGTCGCCGAACGGGCTCTGCTCGATGTCGGGCACGCCGGTCAGACGTACCAGATCTCCGGTCCGGAGGCCCTGTCGTTGCCGCGTACCGCAGAGTTGCTCTCCGTCGCGGCGGGACGTCCCGTGACCCACCTGGACGTGACCATCGACGAGGCCGTTGCCGGCTCCGAGGGCTTCGAGCGAGACCTCTCCGCGCTGACGTTCGAGCGTGTTCGCGCCGGCGGTTTCGCCGACGTGACCGACACTGTCGAACACGTCACCGGGCGTCCGGCGCGTACGCTGCAGACCTTTCTCCACGACGCCTTCCGCTCCTGA
- a CDS encoding LysR family transcriptional regulator: protein MDLVAACRAFVAVSGHGSFTSGAAAAGIPQSVASRRIAALEAHFGSRLFDRTSRAVRLTPFGQDMLPTARRLVDLADAMADDAERARLRPLRVAVPEICAPHRLAALVAAARRQRIHLEVRPAGPQEREQLCQTLEVGTGIVAVPEATALWRVPLGLAARAPFPAPTVFLETLRAGRARTQARRRILIQPEDDVAHLRDPLTRAGQSAGLAPAQVSVTQSLVDAAAAALGSPDLLLCSRQQAEDFALHWCPLAGLRLLRGYDVAAGAREDLDQLRTVLYADVARCLGAAAGQPGSTGGGATADHSTGDAE, encoded by the coding sequence ATGGACCTCGTCGCCGCGTGTCGGGCCTTCGTCGCCGTCAGCGGCCACGGCAGCTTCACCTCGGGTGCCGCAGCGGCGGGAATCCCCCAGTCGGTGGCCAGCCGCCGCATCGCCGCGCTGGAGGCGCACTTCGGGTCGCGGCTGTTCGACCGGACCTCCCGCGCGGTCCGGTTGACCCCGTTCGGGCAGGACATGCTGCCGACGGCGCGACGCCTGGTCGACCTCGCCGACGCCATGGCCGACGACGCCGAGCGGGCCCGGTTGCGGCCGCTGCGGGTCGCCGTACCCGAAATCTGTGCGCCGCACCGCCTCGCCGCCCTGGTGGCCGCGGCCCGACGGCAGCGGATCCACCTGGAGGTACGGCCGGCCGGTCCGCAGGAGCGCGAACAGCTCTGCCAGACCCTTGAGGTCGGTACCGGGATCGTGGCGGTTCCGGAAGCGACGGCGCTCTGGCGGGTGCCGCTCGGACTGGCTGCCCGGGCTCCCTTCCCGGCGCCGACGGTGTTCCTGGAGACGCTGCGCGCCGGCCGAGCCCGTACGCAGGCACGCCGCCGGATCCTCATCCAGCCCGAGGACGACGTCGCGCACCTGCGGGATCCGCTGACCCGCGCCGGCCAGTCGGCCGGCCTGGCACCGGCTCAGGTGTCGGTCACGCAGTCCCTCGTCGACGCCGCGGCAGCGGCCCTCGGCTCCCCCGATCTGTTGCTGTGCTCCCGTCAGCAGGCCGAGGACTTCGCGCTGCACTGGTGCCCCCTCGCCGGCCTGCGGCTCCTACGGGGTTACGACGTCGCCGCCGGGGCACGCGAGGACCTCGACCAGCTCCGCACCGTCCTGTACGCGGACGTCGCCCGATGCCTGGGTGCGGCCGCCGGCCAGCCAGGGTCGACCGGGGGTGGCGCAACCGCTGACCACTCGACAGGAGATGCGGAATGA
- a CDS encoding serine hydrolase: protein MSATTVVRNARDLLDEAGLRGSFLVRDLDTGQEIGFDAETLYPSASLVKVPLAVAVLEGIGRGELDPATPVDVAPGRITTPGPTGLSRFRHPARISVDDLLYLSTAVSDGVAADALFDLVPPAAVAAELRRLRIEGIAVRHRVGDLAETPAERLGPDDVHLAHSLAIGAATPGQGHPVAQLDVTRANAGSARAFVDLLHALWRPSTIRESTAARVRALMADNLHRQRLAPDFTSDASRWSSKTGTLLHLRHEVGVVDHADGQSYAVAALTASRVPAVAQPGSEATMAQVARSLHDHLRTGTLPWWG from the coding sequence ATGAGCGCCACCACCGTCGTCCGCAACGCGCGTGACCTGCTCGACGAGGCAGGACTGCGCGGTTCCTTCCTCGTCCGCGACCTCGACACCGGCCAGGAGATCGGCTTCGACGCCGAAACCCTGTACCCGTCGGCGTCGCTGGTCAAGGTGCCGCTGGCGGTCGCCGTTCTGGAGGGGATCGGGCGCGGGGAACTCGACCCGGCGACGCCGGTCGACGTCGCGCCCGGTCGGATCACCACGCCCGGCCCGACCGGGCTCAGTCGCTTCCGCCATCCCGCCCGGATCTCCGTGGACGACCTGCTCTACCTGAGCACCGCCGTCAGTGACGGAGTTGCCGCCGACGCCCTGTTCGACCTCGTCCCGCCGGCTGCGGTCGCCGCCGAACTGCGGCGACTGCGGATCGAGGGCATCGCCGTGCGGCACCGGGTCGGCGACCTCGCCGAGACGCCAGCGGAACGCCTCGGCCCCGACGACGTGCACCTGGCCCATTCCCTCGCCATCGGCGCGGCGACCCCCGGGCAGGGCCATCCCGTCGCCCAGCTCGACGTCACCCGCGCCAACGCCGGTTCGGCACGGGCCTTCGTCGACCTGCTGCACGCCCTCTGGCGGCCCTCGACGATCCGCGAGAGCACCGCTGCCCGCGTACGGGCGCTGATGGCGGACAACCTGCACCGGCAGCGACTCGCCCCCGACTTCACCTCCGACGCGTCCCGCTGGTCGTCGAAGACCGGCACCCTGCTGCACCTGCGCCACGAGGTAGGGGTGGTGGATCATGCTGACGGGCAGTCGTACGCGGTCGCCGCGCTCACCGCCTCCCGGGTGCCCGCCGTCGCACAGCCCGGCAGCGAGGCGACGATGGCCCAGGTCGCCCGGAGCCTGCACGACCACCTGCGGACGGGCACCCTGCCCTGGTGGGGTTAG
- a CDS encoding CPBP family intramembrane glutamic endopeptidase: MSAPRSDGSAVDSSRPFGAHLRMSWWKPLVVILVPPLVMLLLQVVLYQIVGVIEGSDDPMSADFTPLKLLAVNISIGAAGLLAILLLVWMAKVPWRSLVSFPRAFDARRLTYYLIAAALLVGAGIGVVALVAPDSPGWTAFGVTGTTIGVLVVTVLSTPLQAAGEELMFRSAVLPSAASWVRAVRPALVVGLVVSGLGFAVVHGSTDPWLFGYYTFIGVSTGVMAIISRGIEAPVAFHVANNALFGIVNAVLADGEPYAIDRSSDSGDATLLILGAVNVAMVVLVWLRERRARAASAG; the protein is encoded by the coding sequence ATGAGCGCGCCACGATCCGACGGATCGGCCGTCGACAGTTCCCGGCCCTTCGGTGCCCACCTGCGAATGAGCTGGTGGAAGCCGCTCGTGGTCATCCTGGTGCCGCCGCTGGTGATGCTGCTTCTGCAGGTGGTGCTCTACCAAATCGTGGGCGTCATCGAGGGCAGTGACGACCCGATGTCGGCCGACTTCACGCCGTTGAAGTTGTTGGCCGTCAACATCAGCATCGGCGCGGCGGGCTTATTGGCGATCCTGCTCCTGGTGTGGATGGCCAAGGTGCCGTGGCGGAGCCTGGTCAGCTTTCCCCGGGCCTTCGACGCCCGCCGCCTGACGTACTACCTGATCGCGGCGGCGTTGCTGGTGGGTGCCGGGATCGGTGTCGTGGCGCTGGTCGCGCCCGACTCCCCGGGCTGGACCGCCTTCGGTGTCACCGGCACGACGATCGGGGTGCTGGTGGTCACCGTGCTGAGTACGCCGCTGCAGGCCGCTGGCGAGGAGTTGATGTTCCGCAGCGCCGTGCTGCCCTCCGCCGCGTCCTGGGTGCGTGCGGTCCGCCCCGCCCTGGTCGTCGGGCTCGTCGTCTCCGGCCTGGGCTTCGCCGTGGTCCACGGTTCGACCGACCCCTGGCTGTTCGGCTACTACACGTTCATCGGCGTCAGCACCGGCGTGATGGCCATCATCAGTCGCGGCATCGAGGCGCCGGTCGCCTTCCACGTGGCCAACAACGCCCTGTTCGGGATCGTCAACGCGGTGCTGGCCGACGGCGAGCCCTACGCGATCGACCGGTCCAGCGACTCGGGTGACGCGACGCTGCTGATCCTCGGTGCGGTCAACGTCGCCATGGTGGTGCTGGTCTGGCTGCGCGAGCGGCGAGCCCGGGCCGCGAGCGCGGGCTAA
- the bla gene encoding class A beta-lactamase, translated as MVLSTRRLVAAVAVLSLAGCGPADAAEPPAPDRTATATASTAADPDREFRRLEERFDARLGVHAIDTGTGRTVRYRADERFAYTSTFKALAAAEVLDETTDAELERVVRYSADDLVTYSPITEQHVAEGMTLRAIADAAVRYSDNTAGNLLLRQLGGPQKFEKELREVGDKVTDPARYETALNEARPGDRRDTSTAAALAEDLRAYAVGDALEPADRDVLNGWLKGNTTGGELIRAGVPDGWVVGDKTGAGGYGTRNDIAVIWPPNRAPIVLAVLSSRDQKDAEYDDALIAQAAEVAITAL; from the coding sequence ATGGTGCTTTCGACACGCCGTCTGGTGGCGGCGGTGGCAGTGCTGTCCCTGGCCGGCTGCGGCCCCGCCGATGCCGCCGAGCCACCGGCACCCGACCGTACGGCGACGGCCACCGCCTCCACCGCCGCCGACCCGGACCGCGAGTTCCGGCGACTGGAGGAGAGGTTCGACGCGCGGCTGGGGGTCCACGCGATCGACACCGGCACCGGTCGCACCGTGCGGTACCGGGCCGACGAGCGGTTCGCGTACACGTCGACGTTCAAGGCGCTGGCCGCCGCCGAGGTCCTCGACGAGACCACCGACGCCGAGTTGGAGCGGGTGGTCCGGTACTCGGCGGACGACCTGGTGACCTACTCGCCGATCACGGAGCAGCACGTCGCCGAGGGCATGACGCTGCGGGCGATCGCCGACGCGGCCGTGCGGTACAGCGACAACACCGCCGGCAACCTGCTGTTGCGCCAGCTCGGCGGACCGCAGAAGTTCGAGAAGGAACTGCGCGAGGTGGGGGACAAGGTCACCGATCCGGCGCGCTACGAGACCGCGCTCAACGAGGCGAGGCCGGGTGACCGGAGGGACACCAGCACCGCGGCGGCCCTGGCCGAGGATCTGCGGGCGTACGCCGTGGGAGACGCCCTCGAACCGGCGGACCGCGACGTGCTCAACGGTTGGTTGAAGGGCAACACCACCGGCGGCGAACTGATCCGCGCCGGCGTGCCCGACGGCTGGGTCGTGGGGGACAAGACCGGCGCCGGCGGCTACGGCACCCGCAACGACATCGCGGTGATCTGGCCTCCGAACCGCGCGCCGATCGTCCTCGCGGTGCTGTCCAGCCGCGACCAGAAGGACGCCGAGTACGACGACGCCCTGATCGCCCAGGCGGCCGAGGTCGCCATCACCGCGCTGTGA
- a CDS encoding MarR family winged helix-turn-helix transcriptional regulator — protein MVKKGTGRSARPVDETRWLSDDERAAWLANSAIMISLPAALDARMQRESQLTFFEYMVLSVLSEEPERTMQMSRLAARTAASLSRLSHVVERLEKRGLLARARVPGAGRRTNAVLTEVGYEAVVAAAPRHVAAVREYLIDQLEPHELATLTRIGAAVAAAVNRPAASSEPAAQ, from the coding sequence ATGGTCAAGAAGGGAACGGGGAGGTCTGCTCGACCCGTTGATGAAACGCGGTGGCTGAGTGACGACGAGCGGGCGGCCTGGCTGGCCAACTCGGCGATCATGATCAGCCTGCCGGCTGCCCTGGACGCACGGATGCAACGCGAGTCCCAGCTGACCTTCTTCGAGTACATGGTGCTCTCGGTTCTCTCCGAGGAACCGGAGCGCACCATGCAGATGAGCCGCCTCGCCGCTCGTACGGCGGCGTCGCTGTCCCGCCTGTCACACGTCGTCGAGCGGCTGGAGAAGCGCGGGCTGCTCGCCCGGGCCCGGGTCCCTGGCGCTGGCAGGCGCACCAACGCCGTGCTGACCGAGGTCGGCTACGAGGCGGTCGTGGCCGCGGCGCCGCGGCATGTCGCGGCGGTTCGGGAATACCTGATCGACCAGCTCGAACCCCACGAGTTGGCGACGTTGACGCGCATCGGCGCTGCGGTCGCCGCCGCCGTCAACCGCCCCGCGGCGTCGTCCGAACCGGCCGCGCAGTAG
- a CDS encoding aldo/keto reductase, translating into MHTTLLGDLEVSRIGLGAMGMSVFYTGAGHDDAGSIRTIQRALDLGVTHLDTAEVYGPYVNEELVGRAIRGRRDEVVLATKFGLVSHTGRPGPDSSPATIRAAVDGSLRRLGTDHLDLYYQHRVDRQTPIEETVGALRDLVAEGKVRHIGLSEASATTIRRAHAVHPVAAVQTEYSLWTRDPETDVLPTLRELGIGLVPYSPLGHGFLTGDIRSLDDLDATDWRRTNPRFTGDNFARNLRIVDEVRDIADEVGATPAQIALAWLLAQGEGIAPIPGTKRVHRLEENVAADSIRLTAGQIARLNSLTPASGERHDEADMAAIDG; encoded by the coding sequence ATGCACACCACACTGCTGGGAGACCTCGAGGTCTCCCGCATCGGTCTCGGCGCCATGGGAATGTCGGTCTTCTACACCGGCGCCGGCCACGACGACGCCGGGTCGATCCGCACCATCCAGCGCGCCCTGGACCTCGGCGTCACGCATCTGGACACCGCCGAGGTGTACGGGCCGTACGTCAACGAGGAACTGGTGGGCCGCGCCATCAGGGGCCGCCGGGACGAGGTGGTCCTGGCCACCAAGTTCGGTCTCGTCTCGCACACCGGCAGGCCCGGTCCGGACAGCAGTCCGGCCACCATCCGCGCGGCCGTGGACGGGTCGCTGCGGCGGCTCGGCACCGACCACCTCGACCTCTACTACCAGCACCGGGTGGACCGCCAGACCCCCATCGAGGAGACGGTAGGAGCGCTGCGCGACCTTGTCGCCGAGGGCAAGGTGCGCCACATCGGCCTCTCGGAGGCATCCGCGACGACGATCCGACGGGCCCACGCGGTCCATCCGGTGGCCGCCGTCCAGACGGAGTACTCGCTGTGGACCCGCGACCCCGAAACCGACGTGCTACCCACGCTGCGGGAACTCGGGATCGGCCTGGTGCCCTACTCGCCGCTCGGGCACGGCTTCCTCACCGGTGACATCCGCTCCCTCGACGACCTCGACGCCACCGACTGGCGGCGTACCAACCCCCGGTTCACCGGTGACAACTTCGCGCGCAACCTGCGCATCGTCGACGAGGTCCGCGACATCGCCGACGAGGTAGGGGCCACGCCGGCACAGATCGCCCTGGCCTGGCTGCTCGCTCAGGGCGAGGGGATCGCGCCGATTCCGGGCACCAAGCGTGTCCACCGGCTGGAGGAGAACGTCGCCGCCGACAGCATCCGTCTCACCGCAGGCCAGATCGCCCGGCTGAACAGCCTGACGCCGGCGTCCGGCGAGCGCCACGACGAGGCCGACATGGCCGCGATCGACGGTTGA
- a CDS encoding TetR/AcrR family transcriptional regulator — protein MDSGSEQPVPRKRADARRNERALLDAAAAAFVTSGVDVPVRDIAVRAGVGVGTIYRHFPSRADLIVAVYRHQIEACAEAGPALLADSDTPHAALAQWIDLFVDFLVTKHGLAAALQSDDAAFQTLHAYFIDRLVPVCDQLLAAAVAADEIRPDMDAYELLRGVGNLCIGAGNDPRYDARRLVGLLVAGLRAR, from the coding sequence ATCGACAGTGGCTCGGAGCAACCGGTCCCGCGCAAGCGGGCCGACGCCCGGCGCAACGAGAGGGCCCTGCTCGACGCTGCCGCTGCGGCGTTCGTCACCTCCGGCGTCGACGTCCCCGTGCGGGACATCGCCGTACGGGCGGGCGTCGGCGTGGGCACGATCTACCGCCACTTCCCCAGCCGGGCCGACCTCATCGTCGCCGTCTACCGACACCAGATCGAGGCGTGCGCCGAGGCGGGACCGGCCCTGCTGGCCGACAGCGACACACCGCACGCCGCCCTGGCGCAGTGGATCGACCTGTTCGTCGACTTCCTGGTCACCAAGCACGGTCTCGCCGCTGCGCTACAGTCCGACGACGCCGCCTTCCAGACCCTGCACGCCTACTTCATCGACCGGCTCGTCCCGGTCTGCGACCAGCTCCTCGCCGCCGCCGTCGCCGCCGACGAGATCCGCCCCGACATGGACGCCTACGAGCTGCTGCGCGGCGTCGGCAATCTCTGCATCGGCGCGGGCAACGATCCCCGTTACGACGCACGCCGCCTGGTCGGCCTCCTCGTCGCCGGGCTTCGCGCCCGTTAG
- a CDS encoding aldo/keto reductase encodes MQYRTLGRTGVQVSTLVLGAMNFGKIGNTTQEDATAIVDAALQAGVNLIDTADAYSGGQSEEMVGKAIVGRRDDVVLATKATLPMGDDRNQRGGSRRWLVTALENSLRRLGVDHVDLYQMHRWDPTTSDDETLSALTDLQLAGKIRYFGSSTFPAYRIVQAQWAAREGRLSRYVTEQPNYSILQRGIETHVLPATQEYGMGVLAWSPLASGWLSGAIRAGQDISTNRSGFMRQRFDVGIPANRAKLDAVEQLATVADEAGLSMIQLALGFVTAHPGVTSAIIGPRTMDHLSSQLAAADTVLSADVLDAIDAIVAPGVDLAADEKNDTPPALLEPALRRR; translated from the coding sequence ATGCAGTACCGCACCCTGGGTCGCACTGGTGTGCAGGTCAGCACCCTCGTACTCGGCGCGATGAACTTCGGCAAGATCGGCAACACCACCCAGGAGGATGCCACCGCCATCGTCGACGCGGCGCTCCAGGCGGGGGTCAATCTCATCGACACCGCCGACGCCTACAGCGGCGGCCAGTCCGAGGAGATGGTCGGCAAGGCCATCGTCGGCCGCCGCGACGACGTCGTCCTGGCCACCAAGGCGACCCTGCCGATGGGCGACGACCGCAACCAGCGGGGCGGCTCGCGCCGCTGGCTGGTCACCGCGCTGGAGAACAGTCTGCGCCGCCTCGGCGTCGACCACGTCGACCTCTACCAGATGCACCGGTGGGATCCGACGACCAGCGACGACGAGACGCTGTCGGCGCTGACGGACCTCCAGCTCGCGGGCAAGATCCGCTACTTCGGCTCCTCGACCTTCCCCGCCTACCGCATCGTGCAGGCGCAGTGGGCCGCCCGCGAGGGACGTCTGAGCCGTTACGTGACCGAGCAGCCGAACTACTCGATCCTGCAGCGTGGCATCGAGACCCACGTGCTGCCCGCGACCCAGGAGTACGGCATGGGCGTGCTCGCCTGGAGCCCGCTGGCATCGGGCTGGCTGTCCGGCGCGATCCGCGCCGGCCAGGACATCAGCACGAATCGCTCGGGCTTCATGCGGCAACGCTTCGACGTCGGCATCCCCGCCAACCGCGCCAAGCTCGACGCCGTCGAGCAGCTCGCCACGGTTGCCGACGAGGCTGGCCTGAGCATGATCCAGCTGGCGCTCGGCTTCGTCACCGCGCATCCGGGTGTGACCAGCGCGATCATCGGCCCCCGCACGATGGACCACCTCAGCTCGCAGCTCGCCGCCGCGGACACGGTGCTCTCGGCCGACGTGCTGGACGCGATCGACGCGATCGTGGCTCCCGGAGTCGACCTCGCCGCCGATGAGAAGAACGACACCCCGCCCGCCCTGCTCGAGCCGGCACTGCGCCGCCGCTGA